The Flavobacterium commune genome contains the following window.
ATTATGAATTCTGAAAATTTACAAACCAAATGGGGGCAATTTATTTCCCTTGTTACCGTATTTTTTTTCTGGGGATTTGTTGGTTCAGCCAATGATATTTTGATACCGGTATTTAAAAAGGTTTTTACGCTGTCGCAGGTACAATCCCAATTAGTAGCTTGGGCGTTTTATGCAGCTTATTTTGTGGGTTCTATTATCTTTTTTCTGGTTTCTCTAAAATCAGATGTATTACAAAAATTTGGATACAAAAAAACACTGGCTGCCGGTTTAACTCTTTCTGCTTTTGGTTCATTTTTATTTGTTCCTGCCGCCACAATGGAAAGTTTTCCTTTCTTTCTAACCGCTTTATTCACCGTAGGATTGGGATTTTCGATTCAACAAATTGTAGCCAATCCATTGGCTATTAAAATGGGAAGCCCCGCAACCGGAGCGCATCGTTTAACATTAGCTGGTGGTGTCAACTCATTCGGAACCACTATTGGAGCTATTTTGTTAGGAATTGCATTATTTGGAATGGGAAGCAGCAAAGAAACAGCACTTTCGTTAGAAGATATCAAACTTCCTTTTATCATCCTAGGTTGCGCATTTATTCTGGTAGCACTTTTTATGCTTTTTTCTAAAATTGAAGATCCTGCAAAAGAAGAAGAAATAAAAATAGAAGCAGGTAATAAAAAATTTGCTATTAGCGATTATCCTCAATTGTATTTAGGAATGATTGCTATTTTTATTTATGTAGGAACCGAAGTGAGCATCATCAGTAATCTTCCCGCCTTATTAAAAACTGCCGAATTTGGAAATATCTTAGAAGAATCCATCCCTCCGTTTATTGCTTTGTATTGGGGAAGCTTAATGATAGGCCGCTGGAATGGAGGGGTAAACGTATTTAATACTTCCAAACTAACCACGATGGCACTTAAATTTATTGTTCCTGCCCTTGCTTTTGGAGTTATTATAGCTACCAATATTTTTGCCGAACACGAAGTCGATGCTTTCTATATCTATCCTATTTGGATTTTAATTTTTATCCTGATTAGTTTCATTGGTGGAAAAAATGCCGGAAAAACATTAATGCTTTTTGGTATTTCAGGATTAGTAATGATGTTAATGGGATTAATTTATCCGGATAGAGAAATTGCGAAATTCTTTTTTATCTCAGGAGGATTATTCTTATCTATAATGTGGCCTTCAATTTTTGACTTAGCCATTGCAGGTTTAGGAAAAAATACCGGAAAAGCTTCTTCATTCCTGATTATGATGATCTTAGGAGGCGGGGTAATTCCGCTGGTTCAGGGAAGAATTTGCGATTTTGACCTAAGCAACCCTGAGGGAATTTTTGGGATTTCCTGGACACATTTCTCCTACATCATACCTCTTTTAGGATTTGGCTATTTAGCCTTTTATGGTTTTTATTGCCCTAAAATCCTCAAAAAACAAGGAGTTTCCTATGTGGAAACCGAAGGCGGTGCTCACTAACACACAAACCTTTTTATATTTCCGAAAGCCATCAAATTCATTTTTGGTGGCTTTTTATTTGGCATAAAATTCATCAAAATTAATTCCCAAAAATCCTAAAGGGTGTAATTTCAATGAATTTCAAAGAAATTTCCCTCCGTTTAGGTACTAGGGAAAGAAAATTTCTTTTATTTAAAATAAATTCAAACAGCTACTTAATAATTCGAATAAATTAATTTTTTAAAAATATATTTGTCCAAAATTTTGACCATGAAAAAACACCTACTCTTACTTATCACTTTAATTTTCATAACTGCCTGTGGCGTAAAACAAACCCGCAATATGTTGACTTCAGGAAATTATGACGAAGCCATTGATAACGCCGTAAATAATTTGCGTTCGAATAAAGACAAAAAAGGAAATCAGGATTATGTATATCTTCTTGAAGAAGCTTTTTTTAAAGCCAAAGAAAGAGATTTAAACAGCTTGAACTTACTCGAGCAAGACAAAAATCCGTCTAATCTTGAAAAAATTTACAACACTTATATTCAATTAGACCGTCGTCAGGAAAAAATAAAACCTTTACTTCCTTTACAACTTCTTAAAGAAGGAAAGAATGCTAAATTTTCTTTCGACAATTACAACAAACAAATCGTTGAAAGCAAAAATGCCCTGTCTAAATATTTATATGACAACAGCAAAGCCTTATTAAAGTCAACTAACAAAATGGACATTAGAAAAGCTTATGACGATTTGGAATATTTAAACCAAATTAATCCTAACTACCAAAACACCTTACAACTGCAGGAAGAGGCCTTGATTAAAGGAAGATACTACGTTACCGTAGCCTTGCGCAATCAAACTAATATGGTAATTCCGGTGGATTTACAAAACGATTTACTGGATTTCAACACCCTTGGAATGAATGACAAATGGACAATTTTTCACAATACTTTACAAAAACAAATCAAATACGATTATCAAATTGTTGTTAATTTTAAAGATATCAACATCACACCTGAACAAATCAAAGAGAAAGAATTTGTAAAAGAAAAAATAATCAAAGATGGTGTCAAAGATCTTTTGGACAAAAACGGAAAACCGGTAAAAGACAGCCTTGGAAAAGTAATCAAAGTAGATAATTTAAAAACTATTGTGATTCGAATTAGGGAATTCAATCAGTTTAAAGCCTCTCAAATTACTGCTAATGTGGATTATATCGATTTTAAAAATAAACAGCTTTTACAATCTTTTCCACTGACTTCTGAATCTGTTTTTAAAAATGATTATGCCACTTACAAAGGCGATAAAAGAGCTACTGAAGAATCTTATTATTCTTATTTTAATCGAAAATTAGTTCCGTTTCCAAGTAACGAACAAATGATCTACAACACTGGTGAAGATTTGAAATCTAAATTGAAAGGGATTCTGGTAAAAAACAAAATTTAAAACCCTCAGAACTTCTCCTACCGAATAAAACACAATTATTTGATTTACAAACGTTTGAGTACAAAAACTCAAATGTTAAAATAAATTATAAAACCATGTTCAGTTTGAAAAATATGTGTACTTTTGCATCAATGAATTACAAAAGTGTACATATTACCTCATTGTCACGGATAGACAGGCCTGTTACTTCGCCCGAAGTACGGATACTTGTTTAGTATCTAAATACTCTTTGTCTAAATCAATTCATTATTTTTTATCAGTACCAAAATTGAAATTACAGCCATTATTTGTTGGATTTACATATCCTAAAAACAAAATTTTACACATTTTATATTCCTACATTTTTTCTTGTTGGTTTTATTATGTTAATTTTGCAGTCAATTTCAAAAAAGGTTCCGTATTAAAATATAATTATTTCACATTTTTTAACCCAAAATTCATCTTTTGAAATGAATATCTCTATTGTTATAGCTCAGGAAGAACATTTTAAGTATGCACAAATTATTTGTGATACTATAGAAACGTCTGCCTTATTGAGAGGAACCGGAATAGCAAAAAGAACTCCCGAATATGTCCAGAAAAAAATGGAAAACAGAGATGCCGTTATCGCATTGGATAAAAACGGTGATTTTGCAGGTTTCTGCTATATCGAAAGTTGGCAACACGGTAAGTTTGTTGCCCATTCTGGATTGATTGTACATCCTGATTTTAGAAATCTAGGTCTAGCCAAGAAAATTAAAACCTTTGTGTTTAATTATTCTTTGAAAAAATACCCTGGTGCCAAAGTTTTTGGTATCACAACCGGTTTAGCTGTAATGAAAATCAATTCCGATTTAGGATACAAACCTGTTCCTTTTTCTGAACTAACCAGCGATCCTACATTTTGGTCCGGTTGTAAAACCTGTACTAATTTTGAAATACTAAAAAGCAAAGATTATAAAATGTGTTTGTGCACCGGAATGCTTTATGATCCTGCCGAAAAACCAAAAGATCCACCTAAACATCCATTCAATGTTAGGATTTGGAACAGATTAAAAAAAATCAAGCAAGCATTGTTTTTAGAATAAGTAAAACGAATAAAATAAATTATATATAATCAGCTAAATACGAAACTTCTAAAAGAATAGTAAATAGCCCATAGATCAAGAAAAATGAAAAAAGTTGTATTAGCTTATAGTGGAGGTCTAGATACCTCATATTGCCTTAAATATTTAAAAAATGAACAAGGATATGAAGTTCACACCGTATTAATTAATACAGGAGGTTTTGATGATGCCGAATTAAAAGCTATCGAAGACAGAGCTTATGAGTTAGGAAGTGCTAAGCATGCTAACCTTACTATCTTAGATAAATATTATGACAAAGCCATCAAGTATTTAATTTACGGAAATGTCTTAAAAAACAATACCTACCCATTATCAGTAAGTGCTGAACGTGTTTTTCAGGCAATCGAAGCTATAAAATATGCTAAATCTGTTGGGGCTACTGCTATTGCTCACGGAAGTACTGGTGCAGGAAATGACCAAATTCGTTTTGATTTAATTTTCCAAACTATCGCTCCCGAAATTGAAATCATCACTCCTATCCGTGACTTAAAATTATCAAGACAGGAAGAAGTAGATTATTTATCTAAAAACGGAGTACACTATTCTTGGGAAAAAGCACAATATTCTATCAACAAAGGACTTTGGGGAACCAGTGTGGGAGGTAAAGAAACTTTGACTTCAAGCCAACCTTTACCAAGTGAGGCCTACCCTTCTCAATTACAAAAAGAAGGTGAAGAAAAAGTAATTTTAGAATTCAAAAAAGGAGAATTAGTTGCCGTAAACGGTGTAGCTGACAAACCTTCAAACAACATTGTTGTTTTAGAAAAATTAGCCAGTGCTTATGCTATCGGTAGAGATATTCACGTAGGTGATACTATTATTGGAATCAAAGGAAGAGTTGGTTTTGAAGCTGCTGCTCCACTGATTATCATCAAAGCACACCATTTGTTAGAGAAACATACTTTAGGAAAATGGCAACAATACTGGAAAGAACAACTAGGAAACTGGTACGGAATGTTATTTCACGAAGGTCAGTTTTTAGATCCTGTAATGCGTAACATCGAAACTTTCCTTGAAGATACTCAAAAAACAGTTAACGGAAAAGTATTTGTTTCGTTAAAACCATATCATTTTTCATTAGACGGAATCGAATCTGACAATGATTTAATGAATACCGGTTTTGGTCAATATGGAGAAATGAACAATGCCTGGACATCTGAAGATGCTAAAGGATTTATCAAAATCTTAGGTAATGCTCAAAACATATTTTCATCTGTAAACAATGAAACTTACGAGTAATTTTCATTAAAATAAAATATAAAAGTTAAAGTTTTTTCACAAAGACTTTGACAAACACTTTTTAAACCATTAAGAAATTAAGTTTCATAAAACTAAATGTATCTTAATTTCTTAATGGTTTAAAATAAAAAAAAGAGATTATGATTAAAGTTGGAATAATAGGTGGTTCGGGATATACGGCAGGAGAATTAATTAGAATTCTAATGTTTCACCCGAATGCTAAATTAGATTTTGTTTACAGCACTACAAACGCTGGAAAACCACTTTATGTGGCACACCACGATTTGATGGGCGACATCGAAATGAATTTTACAGATGTTATCAATCCTGATGTTGATGTACTTTTCTTGTGTTTAGGACATGGAAAATCAATTTCATTCTTGGAAAACAACAAATTCTCAGATAATACAAAAATCATCGATTTAGGAAATGATTTCCGTTTAATAAAAGACAAAGACTTTAACGGTAAATCTTTTGTTTACGGATTGCCTGAACTGAACAAAGCCGACATTAAAAACGCCAATTATATTGCCAATCCAGGTTGTTTTGCTACAGCTATTCAATTGGCTTTATTGCCATTGGCTGCTGATGGATTATTGAC
Protein-coding sequences here:
- a CDS encoding MFS transporter, with amino-acid sequence MNSENLQTKWGQFISLVTVFFFWGFVGSANDILIPVFKKVFTLSQVQSQLVAWAFYAAYFVGSIIFFLVSLKSDVLQKFGYKKTLAAGLTLSAFGSFLFVPAATMESFPFFLTALFTVGLGFSIQQIVANPLAIKMGSPATGAHRLTLAGGVNSFGTTIGAILLGIALFGMGSSKETALSLEDIKLPFIILGCAFILVALFMLFSKIEDPAKEEEIKIEAGNKKFAISDYPQLYLGMIAIFIYVGTEVSIISNLPALLKTAEFGNILEESIPPFIALYWGSLMIGRWNGGVNVFNTSKLTTMALKFIVPALAFGVIIATNIFAEHEVDAFYIYPIWILIFILISFIGGKNAGKTLMLFGISGLVMMLMGLIYPDREIAKFFFISGGLFLSIMWPSIFDLAIAGLGKNTGKASSFLIMMILGGGVIPLVQGRICDFDLSNPEGIFGISWTHFSYIIPLLGFGYLAFYGFYCPKILKKQGVSYVETEGGAH
- a CDS encoding GNAT family N-acetyltransferase, with the protein product MNISIVIAQEEHFKYAQIICDTIETSALLRGTGIAKRTPEYVQKKMENRDAVIALDKNGDFAGFCYIESWQHGKFVAHSGLIVHPDFRNLGLAKKIKTFVFNYSLKKYPGAKVFGITTGLAVMKINSDLGYKPVPFSELTSDPTFWSGCKTCTNFEILKSKDYKMCLCTGMLYDPAEKPKDPPKHPFNVRIWNRLKKIKQALFLE
- a CDS encoding argininosuccinate synthase, which gives rise to MKKVVLAYSGGLDTSYCLKYLKNEQGYEVHTVLINTGGFDDAELKAIEDRAYELGSAKHANLTILDKYYDKAIKYLIYGNVLKNNTYPLSVSAERVFQAIEAIKYAKSVGATAIAHGSTGAGNDQIRFDLIFQTIAPEIEIITPIRDLKLSRQEEVDYLSKNGVHYSWEKAQYSINKGLWGTSVGGKETLTSSQPLPSEAYPSQLQKEGEEKVILEFKKGELVAVNGVADKPSNNIVVLEKLASAYAIGRDIHVGDTIIGIKGRVGFEAAAPLIIIKAHHLLEKHTLGKWQQYWKEQLGNWYGMLFHEGQFLDPVMRNIETFLEDTQKTVNGKVFVSLKPYHFSLDGIESDNDLMNTGFGQYGEMNNAWTSEDAKGFIKILGNAQNIFSSVNNETYE